AGGGTTCTGGGTCAGTGAGGAGAGAGACAAAGGGCTGAGCCTCCTGGGCCTGGCAGTGTTGTGTGGGCCAAAGAGAGAGTGTAAAAAACCATGGCCAGGAGAAGAAGATGGGGACCTGGACACACGAGGGGGTGGGGCAAGTATGGGCACTGCACTGGGTTAGCAATGAGTACAGGAGTTCCAGTACACAGGAAGAGTCCCTGGACTTGTCTTTGGTTTATTTGACAGGGACAAGCAGTTCACACAGCACGGGGGCAGCATTCCTGCTGATGGCCATAGTTTGCGTTCTTCATGCTTCAGTCATGGGCACAGTCTCtgaggagagggtagagggaaCAAAGAGGCACAGCCCAGCCCCCACTCACAGGAGGCTCATGCAGACATTCCCACAGAAGGTTAAGCAGCATACGTTATTTGCTTGACACGCTTGGAAATATGAACAGTGGCGACTGCACTGATGTATGCTCGGCCGCTTCTCACAGGCCTGGATTTCCAAGAGTTCCTGTGATTCTGAAATGGGGCAGGAGACGGGGTCAGTAGAACCAGGCCCCTAGACAGCATCTCATTCTCAAGCTTGATAGCCTCCTCCAAGTCCCCAGAACCCAGTTTCTACTCCCGACGTTCCTGGACTTTTCAGGGAAATCTCATCCTGCCCCTCCAAATTCTACAGATTGTTCTTATTTTAAATCTTAGGCCTCCCTCCTGCCTCAATAGGCCTCCCAGTGCCTGGGCCTCCTGGATCCTCTCCAAGCACCTGCTACTGGGCTCTGTCTCTCATATATTAGTGAGGACACCCCTATATAATCTATGCTCTGACCCTGAGAACTCAGCTAAGCCTGAGAGGTCCTTCGACCCTCCGCCTGAGCTTTCTGGGTCCCAGAGAGGGAAGAGAACGTGctctcctccctgcctcctctcaTCGCTTCACTGTCTCCAGGATTTCTGCTCAGACTCACCACTTTTAGTTGTTCTTCTACCACCATCAGTGTCCTGGTCCTTCTGATGTTAACTGGAACTTAGTCCAATAGACCCCAAATTTTGCTTGTCCAATGTCCTTTCTTTCTACACCTACCTGCATCTCTGAATATGTTTACCGCTCACAAATGTGCATAAATCAAAGACTAATTATTTTCTTCTCCCATTTGACTCAGCCCTGGGGCATGGTTCACTACTGTGCACCATTTGTCTCTGGGATTGTggaatggagaatataaaatgtaggttGCCCCCTCTCCCCATCACTATTCCCAAGACCATTGAAGGGGCCGGGGGCCTTGGTGTGGGAGGGCCCTGTGTCCTCACAGCCTGGGGTCAGATTCGGATGTGCCGAGAGGTTCCAATTCCCAAGCCTTCAGATTCAGTACAACCCCTCCTGTCCCCTCCCCATGCCCCCTTCTCAGCTCATCACCTACTGGGCTGGGTCCTCTGGTGGCGTTTGCGTGGCCCTCCCTGGGCCTGCAGCAGCAGCACACACAGGAACAGGATAGGCAGCAGAGCCCGGGGTGCCATGACTCTGACCACAGCTACTGGGCATGGCGAGGAAATCACTGGAGTTTCCTGGAGCAGCCAATCATTAAGAGGGAGGCAAATAAAGGAGAAAGCATTCTCCTGGGCTCCTTGCTGCCCCCTCTGGTCCAGCCAGTGCAGTGCAAGGAGCCCTTGTTCTCTTCTCCTTTGCCTGGCCCTTATATCCTTTTCTATGTGGGACTTGGGCTTTGGCAAAGGACAACTCCTTCTCTCAGATAACTAACCCTCTCCTTTCACTAAAGATGTTTTCTTTTCTGAAAGATATAAGTTATTCTGTTTCCTAGTTACAAGAGAatttactgggaaaaaaaaagaaaaatataaatacatttttaaatgataaatgCTTCAAATAGAGCAAAGATCTGAATGAAAATACTGAACACATGGAATTACTAAATTAACCCATGGATTAGTTCTTTTACAATCAGGTTATAGGGAAAGTCTAACTGTGACTGAGTCCAgatgcaaagaaagaaaagatacacTTAATACCATAaaatagtattttttgtagtaaaAGAAATTACCAACTGGGAGGAAATATTTGTAATATATATCACAAATTAAGAGCTAATATTgctaatatgtaaaaaaaaaaaatgtaaagaactCTGTAAAAATCAATGAAAATCAACCCCAAACTCATTATTAAAATATGGCAAAacaatctacagaatgggagatTATTTAGAACCATATATCTgaaaagggtttaatatccagaatatctAAAAAAACTTCTACAACTGACAGataaaagacaacccaattaaaaaatgacaaaggacttgaacagaaatttctccaaagaagatattcaagtagccaataaaacaaacaaaaaaaaaacccattgctctcaagttcgttcgaattcatagtgactctatatgcaacagaacaaagcactgcccagtcctgtgctattctcacaatcgttatgcttaagcctattgctgagccactgtgtcaactcatctcgttgagagtcttcctctttttcgctgaccctctacttttcattgttgttgttgttaggtgccgtcgagtcggttccaactcatagtgaccctactcacaacagaatgaaacactgcccagtcctgcgccatccttaaaatcgttgttatgcttgagctcattgttgcagtcactgtgtcaatccacttcattgagggtcttcctcttttccgctgaccctgtactctgccaagcatgatatccttctccagggactcattcctcctgacaacatgtccaaagtatgtaagatgcagtctcgccacccttgcttctaaggagcattctggttgtacttcctctaagacagatatgttcattcttttggcagtccatggtatgttcaatattcttcgcctacaccacaattcaaaggcatcaactcttcttcggtcttccttattcattgtcgagctttcacatgcatatgatgcaattgaaaataccatggcttgggtcaggcgcaccttagtcttcaaggtgacatctttgctcttcaacactttgaagaggtcctttgcagcagatttacccaatgcaatgcatcttttgatttcttgactgctacttccatggctgttgattgtggatccaagtaaaatgaaatccttgacaacttcgatcttttctccgtttatcataatgttgctcattggtccagctgtgaggatttttattttcttttttttttatgttgaggcgcaatccatactgaaggctgtggtctttgatcttcatcagtaagtgcttcaggtcctcttcattttcagcaagcaaggttgtgtcatctgcataacgcaggttgttaatgagtcttcctccaatcctgatgccccgttcttcttcatatagtccagcttcttggattacttgctcagcgtacagattgaataggtatggtgaaagaatacaaccctgatgcacacctttcctgactttgaaccaatcagtatccccttgttctgtctgaacaactgcctcttgatctatgtaaaggttcctcatgagcacaattaagcgttctggaattctcattcttcgcactgttatccataatttgttatgatccacacagtcgaatgcctttgcataatcaataaaacacaggtaaacatccttttggtattctctgctttcagccaggatccatgtgacatcagcaatgatatccccagttccacgtcctcttctgaaaccggcctgaatttctggcacttccctgtcaatataatgctacagccatttttgaatgatcttcagcaaaatttagcttgcgggtggtattaatgatattgttctataatttccacatttggttggatcaccttatttgggaataggcataaatatggatctcttccagtcagttggccaggaagctgtcttctatatcccccacgtgcctgtcagtttgtcgtagtgtgggggcttgtgtgttgctgtgatgctggaagctatgccaccagtgttcagataccagcagggtcacccatggaggacaggtttcagctgagcttccagactaagacagactaggaagaaggacccagcagtctacttctgaaaaccagtagccagtgaaaaccttacgaatagcagcggaacattgtctacttttcattaggaaaatgcaaattgaaaTCACAATAAGATTCCACCTCACACCCACTAAGATGGCCATTATCTCccctaaaaaaaggaaaatagcaagtgttggctgaggatgtggagaaattggagtcCTTTTGTATTGCTGGAAaagcttttttatatatatattgtaccacaataaaatttaaattaaataaaaagattttaaaagtcaCAAGGGACTGGTGGCTGCTATATTGGACAGCCTcaaatcaccaggtttttctgcctcggagcagctgggtaggtttaaactgccaactgagcagctgaggtctta
Above is a genomic segment from Loxodonta africana isolate mLoxAfr1 chromosome 24, mLoxAfr1.hap2, whole genome shotgun sequence containing:
- the LOC104846052 gene encoding protein WFDC10B, translated to MAPRALLPILFLCVLLLQAQGGPRKQSQELLEIQACEKRPSIHQCSRHCSYFQACQANNVCCLTFCGNVCMSLL